In Hippoglossus hippoglossus isolate fHipHip1 chromosome 11, fHipHip1.pri, whole genome shotgun sequence, the sequence TTGACTTTATGGCGTCAAATGAGCCCGAGTTCGAcgaggagctgaagaggaggCGCACGGGAGAGTTGTTTCAGGTGAGAAACTCGCTCTGTTCCCCGCGGGGATTCTCCTGCGTCGCTCGCTCCTCTCGCCACCGCCGTCGATACTGACTAACACCTGGAAAACAACAGAGTCGTCGCACTTGTTTGGGGCCTCGTATCTGGTCAAATGTATCGTTTGTTCGGCCACAGGTGATAAAGGTGGaagattaaattaattataaatgTATCGCGCGTGTGATTAAATGTAAATCCTGAGCGTATAAGGAGTAAATGGCGACGTTAACCGTGCACATGTTGTTGTTCGCCTCATGAGGATCGTCGCTCCCGCCGATTTTATACCAGTAAATAGACACAGCCGTGTTAAACCCAAAATGtagataataatacaaaaaatgtgaaaatattactcgttgtttttcaaataatcaTCTTTGTGTTAGTTTGCAGACTAGAACATCAGAGGATATAACATTTGTTCCctcttgttttgatttaattgaaGAGTAATAATAtccattttatatatttaaaaaacgtgATTTTCACAAAGTTTAGTTCATCAGTAAAACACAAATCCTTCAACTCCTCAGATTTAAGTGATgttcacatttataaataaagtttgtgtaaataaagttgtaataatTGTGTCATAAGGCTCGTGAGCAATGCAAGTAGTGTTATTAGATTATTTGAGCTAATCAAAGGTAATCAATTTATATATTCAGAGAAGTGCTAGTAATTACCACTGAAGTGCTTTAACAATATTAGATGCAGACAGAATTTAAAATGCACACCAAAACATCTTAGGTATTATTTCACCATATCTGGATATAAATGTGTAGCTTTAAATTGTTGAGGTTTTAATCAGGTGTCACTTTATTTAAAGCTACGatcatatttcaaataaactaGACTTTAGATACAAAATCATCTCAATAAAACAAGACGAGACATTTTTAGTCCCTAACTTTactaaatttagattttatcaCTTTAGATATaaccacatgtttcttttttttaaacatctgtattttttgATGAATTGATCACACGACCCTAGTATTGAACTGTCCGTATTTTGGGATTTATCTAAGAATTGAGAGTTACACACaatgtaatgaataaatgattaacTGTCGATGTCAATGTTGAATTTGAAGGTGGAGTCAGAATTGGTCCAAGCTGCCGGCACCAGTatggaagaagaaataaagatggCAGAACAAGGAGACGGTGCAGGCGAAGAGGGGGAGTCCAGTGCAGACGTGGCCATCAACAGCAGTCCCATTAAAAGAAGAAGTGGGAGGCCACAAGGTTCAAAGAAGCTGAAGGTTTGTGATTTTCACAAAGTTTAGTTCATCAGTAAAACACAAATCCTTCAACTCCTCAGATTTAAGTGATGTTCACATTTATAAATAgagtttgtgtaaataaagttgtaataatTGTGTCATAAGGCTCATGAGCAATGCAAGTAGTGTTATTAGATTATTTGAGCTAATCAAAGGTAATCAATTTTATATATTCAGAGAAGTGTTAGTAATTACCACTGAAGTGCTTTAACAATATTAGATGCAGACAGAATTTAAAATGCACACCAAAACATCTTAGGTATTATTTCACCATATCTGGATATAAATGTGTAGCTTTAAATTGAGGTTTTAATCAGGTGTCACTTTATTTAAAGCTACGatcatatttcaaataaacaagaCTTTAGATACGAAATCATCTCAATAAAACAAGACGAGACATTTTTAGTCCCTAACTTTactaaatttagtttttatcactttcGATATAAgcacatttttccttttttaaaacatctgtattttttgATGAATTGATCACACGACCCTAGTATTGAACTGTCCGTATTTTGGGATTTATCTAAGAATTGAGAGTTACACATaatgtaatgaataaatgattaacTGTTGATGTCAATGTTGGATTTGAAGGTGCAGTCAGAATTGGTCCAAGCTGCCGGCACCAGTatggaagaagaaataaagatggCAGAGACAGAACAAGGAGACGGTGCAGGCGAAGAGGGGGAGTCCAGTGCAGACATGGCCATCAACAGCAGTCCCATTAAAAGAAGAAGTGGGATGCCACAAGGTTCAAAGAAGCTGAAGGTTTGTGATTTTCACAAAGTTTAGTTCATCAGTAAAACACAAATCCTTCAACTCCTCAGATTTAAGTGATGTTCACATTTATAAATAgagtttgtgtaaataaagttgtaataatTGTGTCATAAAGCTCATGAGCAATGCAAGTAGTGTTATTAGATTATTTTAGCTAATCAATAATCAAAGGTAATTTTATATATTCAGAGAAGTGCTAGTAATTACCACTGAAGTGCTTTAACAATATTAGATGCAGACAAAATTTAAACTGCACACTAAAACATCTTAGGTATTATTTCACCATATCTGGATATAAATGTGTAGCTTTAAATTGAGGTTTTAATCAGGTGTCACTTTATTTAAAGCTACGatcatatttcaaataaactaGACTTTAGATACGAAATCATCTCAATAAAACAAGACGAGACATTTTTAGTCCCTAACTTTactaaatttagtttttatcacTTTAGATATAAgcacatttttccttttttaaaacatctgtattttttgATGAATTGATCACACGACCCTAGTATTGAACTGTCCGTATTTTGGGATTTATCTAAGAATTGAGTTACACATaatgtaatgaataaatgattaacTGTTGATGTCAATGTTGAATTTGAAGGTGCAGTCAGAATTGGTCCAAGCTGCCGGCACCACCatggaagaagaaataaagatggCAGAACAAGGAGACGGTGCAGGCGAAGAGGGGGAGTCCAGTGCAGACGTGGCCATCAACAGCAGTCCCATTAAAAGAAGAAGTGGGATGCCACAAGGTTCAAAGAAGCTGAAGGTTTGTGTAACGGACATCAAACTCATGGAGCTGGTGTCAGGCATTTCCAACGGTGGGTCCACGCAGCCCCAGAAAGGAAGAGGGAGTCCAAAACTCTCCATcacgacacacacagaggaggaggaggagggatcaGGAGACAACCAGGCTCCTGATTCTGTGCCTGCTCACAGGGCTAAAGGGAGTCCTAAGGGCACGCCGccccagagaggaagagggcgTCCAAAACTCTCCATCACGACacacacggaggaggaggaggaggaggagggatcaGGCGACGACCAGGCTCCTGATTCTGTGCCCGCTCACAGGGCTAAAGGGAGTCCTAAGGGCACACAGccccagagaggaagagggcgTCCAAAACTCTCCATcacgacacacacagaggaggaggaggaggagggatcaGGCGACGACCAGGCTCCTGATTCTGTGCCTGCTCACAGGGCTAAAGGGAGTCCTAAGGGCACGCCGccccagagaggaagagggcgTCCAAAACTCTCCATCACGACacacacggaggaggaggaggaggaggagggatcaGGCGACGACCAGGCTCCTGATTCTGTGCCCGCTCACAGGGCTAAAGGGAGTCCTAAGGGCACGCCGccccagagaggaagagggcgTCCAAAACTCTCCATTACGACatacacagaggaggaggagggatcaGGCGACGACCAGGCTCCTGATTCTGTGCCTGCTCACAGGGCTAAAGGGAGTCCTAAGGGCACGCCGccccagagaggaagagggcgTCCAAAACTCTCCATCACGACacacacggaggaggaggaggaggaggaggagggatcaGGCGACGACCAGGCTCCTGATTCTGTGCCCGCTCACAGGGCTAAAGGGAGTCCTAAGGGCTCCAAGAAGAAGACCAGTAAAGGAGACGATACTCCTAAGAAAAGAGGGAGACCGAAAAAGTATCTCAGCAATAACACCACTGCGGCTGAACAATTACCGAATGGTGGCTCTGAGCCGCCAAAAATGAAAAGGGGGCGTCCAAAAGGATCTGTGAAGCGTGTCCCTTCACCCGAAGTCAGTTctgtaaaaaggaaaagaggccGACCAAAGGGCTCTCCTAATAAGAAGCCCAGACTGCAGACAGAGGTGAGcagtgaggaggatgaggaggatgaggaggaggaggaggaggtggataCTGACGGAAGCGTAAGCTCACCCACAGAAAGGGTGGGAGGTCAGCTCAGGTCGACGCGGTCAAATGGCATCTCGGACACGCCTCAGAGACGGAGGGGAAGGCCACGAAAAAGTCAAGCCACAGACGGCTCCCAGGAGGTTACAAGAGGTCGGCCCAAAGGCTCTTTGAAGAAGAAAAGTCCTGCTTTTAAGGTGCAAGAGACAACAAGCCGGTCCAAGAGAGTACACTTCAGATCCCTACGactcacatcatcaccaccacccaaGAGGGGAAGGCCGAGGAAGAACCCCCTGCCGACAACTGAGGAGCGGAACAAACCAAGAGTATGGAAACAGCTCGGACGGCCGAGGAAGTACCCGCGTCCTGATCCTCCAGAGGGCGATCCAACAGGCCCTCGCAGAGGCCCCGGTCGGCCTCGCAAGACCGAGTCTAAGAAAGGCGCTCACCTGCGCAAGCGTTTACCCTTCACATCCTCACCGAGCAACTCCGACGATGGATCCCCGAGAAAAAGCAGACAAGCTTTAAGTCCTGCAAAAAATGAAGCTGTCGTACCGCGGAAAAGGGGACGTCCGAAAAGTTCAGCCAACGCAAATAAAGCCAGTGTGGAAACGGAGCTGGACAGAGCGTCGCCAGCCGGTGATTCAACTGCTGTTGAGGAGGAACCTGAAGCAGaaccagcagaggaggaggaggaggagcaggagcacgACGTGCAGACGACGTCCACCGAGCACGTGGGCGATACTGAAGAGATGCTCATCGAACAAAACGCAAACTTTGAAGTCAGTGACCAGGCTTGATGAACTGACCAAAAAGTTGCtgtagtagttgttgtggttttaaaacatagaaaccatctttgtcaatgaaaacatgtttttaacattttctggGTCGGGTAGAATAGCAGGATCAGCAGCTCCTTTGTTTTCCTGACTAacttgttcattttgttttaatgtgctagattaatttttaaaaattaGATTCCTTTATTTCTGTCATCTGAGTAAGCAgtaataaaaaccttttactAGAACTGGCATGTAAAGTATTATTATAGACTGTTCCAGTTTTCATTTAGCTGTCAGGTGTATTGTTCGTCAGTGACAGTAAATGTTGGAGAGATGagagcaagaaaaacaaacagccgaAGTGGCGTCGTCACATCCCGACTGAAGCCTCTGTTCCTCGAGCTTCTGTAACTTTCTTTTAGTTAACTTTTAGGTCAAATCTAATTCCTGTTCCTGGATCACAGCTGACAGGAAAATATAGAGTCTTTGTACAATATTTGCCACTGATATCCAAACACATGCCTCCTTGTTTGAATCAATGATAATAAAGTGAAATTTAACATGAAATGAATATCAAAcgtttctcttcagctcttATAAGCTActttcacacatacactgaaGTCCGGATATTTTTCCTGAAAATGTCTGTAGCAAATATTTCAAGAAAAGTTTTTATCAAGTTTATTTCCTGTGGCTCATCAGTTCCATGTTGAGGGCGCCTTGATCAGCAACGAGATTAGGTTCATACAAACACCCACTGGGTTTTGGGTCATTTGCATTATTCCAAATGGTGGCGGTATCTTTGACGGAGTTGGAACAGGATCTGGAAGTCGCAGCTTCACTTCGGCTCGATTGAGCGTCTGTTGGGAGAGTTTGTGAAGAGAGAATATGTCGAAAtgttgtctctctttctttttcttctctaaATGTCATTTCTCACTTGATCTTGTCAACACATTTGTTTGGCCTTAATTGTTGAAGCTTTGAATGTATCacctgtttcttttgttttaatttggatcAGTGAGTAGTGGTGCACAGTTAATGTCGTTTCGTTGAATGCATTCCTGGACCGGACATTTCACCTTCCTGCCACTCTGTAGATTTCCTCCTTCCACTTGAAGCGTTTCACTTTTCAATAATCTGTTTTCCATCCTGTTCGCTTGTAGCTGTGaaactttttcttcttgttttttcaaatgCCTTGGGTTTGTCATGAGACATATttggattttgtgtgttttgaacaAGAATCCAATAATTTGTGAGAACATGGtcttgaaataaaatgttgatctgttttatttttccacagtgTGTCGTTttattcttgttgtttttttgttcgTTAACTCCACCCAGTTGATTATAATGCTGATTATAATGCTGGGGGGGTGGCAGCTCCACCCTCACCAGCCTGATGACGTGACTCATGCACAAGAACTtgagtgaagccaaatcaaaGATTGTGTCTGCCGTGACAGATGAATCACTACGCCTTCAAAAAACCACCGGTGAAAGTAAAGAGggtgaagtgaaaaaaatacaatcagcaacattgtttttgttcaaaatTATTGAACAGGGAGTTTTAAAATTATTTGTGAAATATCTATCGGCTTAAACCAAaggagaaatacaaaatattaacataaatattaaaaactagGATTAATGTAATTGACAGGATTATAGTTTAGTGTTTCGTACTTGACTGTTTGTAAGACACATTATTTTACTGCAGGGTGACTACAGTTCTGTCATGGTATGTATATTCCTGTTTAACAATTAATCCTAGTCCAAAGTAAAGGTCCACACAGAATGTGGGAGTGCAGCTTTCACAGATAAACAAAGTAGAACAGCAGTTGGAgcattaataatatatatatatatatatatatatatatatatatgtagcaCAAGGATAAAGTGTTTATGGAAAAAGATTATAGAGACCGAGTGACGTCACAGGTGGGTCTTTGGCTTGTGGCTTTTGGTGAGTGGAAAGTGTGTCGGAGTGATACCTCCTCGCCGTGTCCCCCCTCTGTGTTTGAGCAGTGAAACACCTGGTCACACCTGCCAGGTAACTTCTGTCTTCAcctcagaaacaaacagaaactcaacttctctctccgtctcatGTCCGGATCGATTCACTCCTTAAAACCACAGGTAGGTCGAACTTTCACTTTTCTCTGTGAGCGTGCGGATCACATCATTTCACTCAGACTCCAAACAGCAGGTTTTCAGCTCCCGACCCGAGCCCACACGCCTGAGAGCCGCGCGTCGGGCCCGAGCTTCGAACTGATCCCGACAGTCTGGATCATAAACACAGCTCCGTGTGTTCAGACTGTGGATTGAGTTCAGATCCAGTCTGTGAccagctcagtgtctctctctcgaGCTGCTCTCAGTGAAGAGTCTCCGGGTTTCTGTTAAACAccatgtgacacatttaaaccagaaaaaaaaacaaggaaactgaaaaatatatCTGACTCAGATGAGGAAATCGATTTCCCTGCAGATAAATGAACCAGGTTACAACCCTGAGTTAAAACAAGTTTACTCTAACACTGGGTCCATTTACCCCCACAACATGTTTACTGTCACATATATAGACTCATAAAGATTTACAttgaaaacatgtaaaaaaaaccacttCATTATATGAGTGTGTATAAAAAGATTTACATTTATACCATGctgaaaattatatttgtatgagtatattacaaatacaaagacttgtatgtgtgtatatatacatttatatttataccaTGTAGAAAATACTACTTGTATGAGTATACTAATATGAgtatattatgaatataaagACTCGTGTATATACCAAAGTTTTGATTCAAAGCATCCACTTCATTATTTGAGTGACAGATTCAAAACATGTATGTATagcttttgatttaaaaagtataaaaaaccTACTTCATTAAAAGAATGTCTTGCTAATATAGACTTGTGTTTATACACAAACGTTTTAATACAAAGCGTAAAAACATCTACTTCATTATAAGAGTGTGTTACAAATATAGATCTGGATGTTTAAAAACCGACTTCTTGATGAGACTTTTCTGTGAATATATAACGATTTCAATGTTAAAACAAAGTTCAGAGAGAGTCATGTGTTGCAGGAATGCAGCCATGTTGATTTCGCCATTCCTCATATAGCTGAATTgtatcagtgttttctgttaataAATGTCCAGTTAGAATAACCTGAGAGATAAGTAACAGGTGGGAAGGGTTCGTCACGTCTCTGTCCTGCTGTGTGTGAACGTATAAACTTATACGTACAGTTAAggtcacatttatatttatatagtttatttataGCAAACTTTATATGGaatttccttgttttttctgCTCAAACAGAACTGATGATGCACTAACCTTTAACTTACTCCACACACcctctgctggtgtgtgtgtgtgtgtgtgtgtgtgtgtgtgtgtgtgtgtgtgtgtgtgtgtgtgtgtgtgtgtgtgtgtgtgtgtgtgtgtgtgcgcggccaggatcacacacacagagcaacacaccCATGATAAACACTGAACTttgatttatagttttttttaaggcAGAGCAGGATGTTGTTTGTAACTTTGTCCTAATTTCATCTCCTCACAGGGAAATCAACAAATATGACTCTCAGCAGCTGGGAGAAGTTCTGCTAAGAGTCCAGACTCTTCACAGAGCGACGGAGATCCACtgaaaaacaggatttaaaaagTTTAACGAGAATGTCCGGCCTCGGTGGTTTGATCTCAGAATCAATAGTGCATGTGGCATTTTCACCTGATGGTTCAACTGCGGAGCCACAAGTAGACGGAGGTGTACATCCACCatgggaggagagaaagaagaagacagatgaagaggaggaagaagaagatgaggtgTTAAAGAAGGGGGAAGATCatggagacgaggaggaggaggaggcgatcAGCTCTGCTCTTCTGGAGCCGAGCACGTTGCCGTGGCCTGGGGACAAAGACAAGAGGCCTCAGACGGACACCAGCGATGGAGCGTggtcagagagaggagggtcaAAGCCTGAAGAGAGGGACACTGGGATCAGCGCAGGAAGTCTGAACCTGTCGGAGAAGCAGAGCGAGGCCAAGAGCGACAGGAAGGGCAAAGCCAAGTGGAGGGAGAGCATGCCCGAGGGAGACAGGTGGAGGGACGACGAGGATGAGCCGCAGCGGGACGGGGACGGCTCTCAGGCAGACGATGagtatgaggaggaggaggcaggaggaggaggagagtcacACTGGATGTCAGAGAAACCTGCTCTGGGCTTCACTCCACAAGTCACCATCGTGCATCCGTCCGGCAAAAGTCCTCCAGAGGAGAGTCGGCTCTTCATAGAGAAGGACGCCGAGCAGCAGGTGGACCCTGACGGGGCCGCACAGCTCGACCCAGAGTGGACGGAGCAGGACGACAAGTACTGTGAgtggaggacacacactgagcctgtgtgtgtgtgtgtgtgtgcagattgaTGTACATCCGTTattgtaaaaatacaatttaatacattttcacagGAAAACCATTAGGGGCAATAAGGTGTAAAATCGTACATTAAATACTGAATCCTGTTCATCGGTGGAATAGATATTAGAAAAAATGTCGTATCCaacaataattaataaaaaaaaccctgcttCATCAGCATAGAatgagaaaaaatgaaaaaaaaggcttgaccaataaaaacaatcatttatttcagatttattgaTGTTTAAAATTGACATTTACACATTATGACAGTTTCCCAACACACGAATGCAAAAGACCACAATCAGATCAAAGTAACGTTTCTACAGACTTTTCAAGACCTGCAAGAACCAGATGTTCTCGAGAGCAAACCCAGtgaatgaaaaattaaaagGACACATTTATCAAACTTCTTACTGCTGCTGACAGTGAAGAGCAGAGATGATGCAGCTGGGGAAAAAatcctcatttcatttcaattacttttgtgacattttaaatctttgttaGTGAGACAATAGAGCGACGGCAGGAAACGAGAGGACGAGAGATGGCGAGCGACAGAATTCTCCCCGATCGTCCAATTTCTTAATCCCTCTAATCCTGCTTTTCTAACCGTCGAGAGATTTTCCTTTTCCAAACATCCTCTTCCAACACCTCTCAAATAGAATTAGGGCCAGATTAAATCAGATTATCATTAAGTGAGATGCTCTTTGTGAAGGATCCTAAATTAACccaaatcctttttttctttttgaaaagaaCAGAGAACACGTCATATCTgcgattttttttaatttgaggaaCACCAGAGCTCACTGTGCTGTGGATTTTAggtaatttattatttaaatcataatttatttaagtgtttttaatcaggagagtttttacttaaattttttaacatttaacatgtcGCATGTAAACAGGTGAAATGTTTCCCGCAGCACATTTTCACTCTGATCTTTTCTGCTTGATCACACACAAGAAATGTCTGGAGATGAATTATGTAACgtgtttgtaaaatgtgtgtgttccctCCGCAGATCTGTGTGAGCGCGTGTGCAGTGTCAAGTTGTTGCTGGTTCTGTCGACGGTGGCCGCGgcgctcctcttccctctcctggTGTGGGGGGGCTTCGAACTCCTCCCCTTCGAGCCGCCGCTGCTGGGGAGCGCCCCCCTCAGGGTGGTGTACACGCTGCGCTGCTCCTTCTTCGCCATCATCCCCATCCTGCTCGGTACGACCCCAGCATGTGTCGCGAGTTTATTCAtaggaaatcaatgtaatttAACAAAATTGAAGCGAAATCTTCttggatatgaacgctgccatcttgtgctggtgaTGTCACGTGgggccagagtctgcgcagtagtgatccCAGTGCGGAGCTGTCATACACGCTGTCGACCAATCGCGACACAGTCTCAGtcctgtttttataacatcaaataactaattattaACAAATTAATTCACTTACCGtaaaaatgtacaaacacaaaaaaaagacagatagtctttagaacattttaatttttcttcATGTACTTTGAATTATTGATTCGGCCCATATCCTATCCACTAACTTGgaagaggcagggtttatgacagccacaagggggcgatccagatgttttggcttcactttcctgAAGcccgtcatgtcgtccatctttatttacagtcatgaGGTTTATTGTGCATTGAAGCAAACATAAGATGATGTAACTGAACGCTGTCGGCGGTGGAGCTGACGATGGCCCCTTGTGTCCCTGCAGGCGTGCTGGTGCAGGGCGTCGCCCGCCTGCGTCACAGTGAGATGAAGCCGCTCTTCCAGAGCAAACTGCTGAACAGGGAGGTCGCGGTGCACTGGCACTACGTCAACGAATCACTGgccctcttcctcttctactTCCTGCAGCTGGCCGTCATGGCGAGCTACATCAGCCAGGAGCTGGTCAAACTGGTGCCGCTGCTCAccatcatgtttgtttttggcaGGTACGAATGTTTAGGGTCCAAATCCGGGAGGAATGAGGGGGTCGATGTTTTCTGGTGAACGTGAAACACTcatctgcttcttttctttctttcccagaCTCATCTACTGGATCTGCCTCTCGCTGGGCAGCAGCTTCCGGGGCCTCGGCTTcggcttctccttcttcccCATCCTGGTCATGCTGGGCGTCAACCTCTACTACGTCTGCTCGTCAGTCGGACAGGAGTCGGTGTTCGACGTAGAGCCGCCCACCACAGCTCCTCCTCCCAGGCAGCGCTGGTGGGGTTGAAAGACGACATCCGAGAGGTGACGAGGACAAACGGCTGCAAACACTTTACGACAGAACCCAAAAACCTGACTTGTTCTTTGAGCATCTTTCCAAAGTTATAATCCTTTAAGATTGTGGTTACTGGAAACACTGGGCGGAAACTCAACAGAAGAAGAACCAATACTATTAGTTTACAGAGCAGCTAAACAAACATGCTTTAATAAAGTCAGTGAATATTAACTATTAAGGATTATAACTTGtattatttgattactttgtgAACATAGAAATGCTCAAAGATCTGAATCAGGTTGGGAGTTAAAGCGAAGCTCAGGTTGTTctgtatgaatatgaaaatgcaGAAACGCAATAATATTCACAGCGACAAAAATTCTTCTGTTAATGCGACTTAAAACTCTAGAGATGTGTGAAGgagcctcttcctcctcctcttcttcacaatgttattatttttgtaccACTTATCTTCTGTCACAAACCTTTACACTGTCAGTAACGTCTTCTCCCGTTGAGCCGCTGATGATCCAGTTCTGAGGCTGAATCGTTTCAGTGGGATAAACCCAGAGTTTGGATGTGAtgcagaaaaac encodes:
- the LOC117770668 gene encoding serine/arginine repetitive matrix protein 1-like, with the translated sequence MASNEPEFDEELKRRRTGELFQVESELVQAAGTSMEEEIKMAEQGDGAGEEGESSADVAINSSPIKRRSGRPQGSKKLKVQSELVQAAGTSMEEEIKMAETEQGDGAGEEGESSADSSPIKRRSGMPQGSKKLKVCVTDIKLMELVSGISNGGSTQPQKGRGSPKLSITTHTEEEEEGSGDNQAGHAAPERKRASKTLHHDTHGGGGGGGGIRRRPGWAHSPREEEGVQNSPSRHTQRRRRRRDQATTRLGTPPQRGRGRPKLSITTHTEEEEEEEGEEEEGSGDDQAPDSVPAHRAKGSPKGTPRPVKETILLRKEGDRKSISAITPLRLNNYRMVALSRQKFSSVKRKRGRPKGSPNKKPRLQTEVSSEEDEEDEEEEEEVDTDGSVSSPTERVGGQLRSTRSNGISDTPQRRRGRPRKSQATDGSQEVTRGRLTSSPPPKRGRPRKNPLPTTEERNKPRVWKQLGRPRKYPRPDPPEGDPTGPRRGPGRPRKTESKKGAHLRKRLPFTSSPSNSDDGSPRKSRQALSPAKNEAVVPRKRGRPKSSANANKASVETELDRASPAGDSTAVEEEPEAEPAEEEEEEQEHDVQTTSTEHVGDTEEMLIEQNANFEVSDQA
- the LOC117770572 gene encoding transmembrane protein 79-like; translated protein: MSGLGGLISESIVHVAFSPDGSTAEPQVDGGVHPPWEERKKKTDEEEEEEDEVLKKGEDHGDEEEEEAISSALLEPSTLPWPGDKDKRPQTDTSDGAWSERGGSKPEERDTGISAGSLNLSEKQSEAKSDRKGKAKWRESMPEGDRWRDDEDEPQRDGDGSQADDEYEEEEAGGGGESHWMSEKPALGFTPQVTIVHPSGKSPPEESRLFIEKDAEQQVDPDGAAQLDPEWTEQDDKYYLCERVCSVKLLLVLSTVAAALLFPLLVWGGFELLPFEPPLLGSAPLRVVYTLRCSFFAIIPILLGVLVQGVARLRHSEMKPLFQSKLLNREVAVHWHYVNESLALFLFYFLQLAVMASYISQELVKLVPLLTIMFVFGRLIYWICLSLGSSFRGLGFGFSFFPILVMLGVNLYYVCSSVGQESVFDVEPPTTAPPPRQRWWG